GCAGCGGGCTCTCCATGTCCCGTTTGACCTCTTCGATGGTCTGCAGCTGATCGGGCGTCTCGACGAACGGGAACGCCTCCTCAAATTCGTGCTGCCAGGGCGTGTCCTGCGAGAACGCGTAGCCCTTCGAGGCCGCGCGCGCCGAGTAGAGCTTCACGAGGCCGACTGCGATGTCCTTCGTCGCCTTGCGGGCCTTCTGCTTCGTCGCCGCCCAGTCGCTGCCGCCCATCTTCGACAGCGACGGATCTTCGCCACCGACGTATCGGGTGAGCTGCGAGAGCTGATCGGTCGGCACGAGCAGTTTGTCGCCAGGGTGACCGCGCTTCGACGGCGCATACTCGATCACGAGATATTCGCGAACCGATTTCTTGCCGCGTGTGCCGGGCACCGGCACGTCGCGCTGCTCGAGGCGGAGGAATTTGCCGACGCCGTGCTGGTCGTGCACGACGTGATCGCCGGCCTTGAGCTGCAGCGGGTCGACCACGGCGTTCGCGCGCCTGCGCGCAAGCTTCTTCGGTGCGGATGCACCGTAACCGACGGCTCGGCCGTAGAAATCCGATTCGGTGACGAGCGCGATCTTCTCTTTCGGCAGTTGAACACCCGCGGTGAGCGGCGCCTTGACGAGATAGACCACGCCGGTCTCGAGCCCCTCTGCGGGAAGTTCGTCCACGGGGCGCCCTGCCGAGCCGCGCTCGGCGAGCACCTGCTGCGCGCGCTCCACCAGGCCCTGGCCGTTCGCGGCCATCACGACGGTCCAGCCGTCCTCCACGAGCCCCACCGTGTGATCGATCGCGCCGTCCGAGTTGCCGGCGAACGAGGGAACCGGGTCGCCGTTCACATGGAACGTCCCCGCCTCGTCAACGCCGAAGGGTGAGAACGTCCACCACGGCCGCTCCCCCTTGAGGTCCCGCAGCTCCTTGACGGAAACGTAGTCCCCGCCCGAGAGGTCGATCGGCGCATCCGCGCCCGCGGTCACCGCACTCCACGCCGCCTCGAGGAACTCGTGGTTCGTCTCTCGCAGATCGGATGCGCGGCTCGCCACCCGCTCCGGTGCGAGGACCCCGATGGCCGCGTCCTCGGGCAAGTAGTCGACGATCGGCACGAGCTTCTCGACGAGCGCGGGGGCGAGCGATTCCATGCCCTCAACCGGGATGCCTTCGGCGATCTTCGAGAGCAGTCCCTCGATATTCGGGAACTCCGGCGCCATTTCCCTCGCGCGATCGCGTACCGACTCGGTGAGGAGGAGCTCGCGGCTCGGCGTCAACACCGCCTCGTCGACAGTGTCCTCATACGTGCGCTGGTCGGCCACGCCGAATGGCCGGATCTCGTCGACCGCGTCGCCGAAGAAATCGACGCGCAGTGCGTGGCCCGCATCCGGCGGAAAGACGTCGAGAATGCCACCGCGCACCGCGAATTCGCCTCGCCGGGTGACCATGTCGACGCGCTGGTACGCGAGCTCAACCAGTCGATTCGCGATCCCCGTCAGGTCGTGCCCGCGCGAGCCGGCCTTGAGCGTGATGGTTGTGGGTTCATCGAGCCCCGGCATGAGCGGCTGCAGCGCCGCTCGGACCGAGGCGAACAGCACGAACGGCCGCTCCGGGCTCGTTTCTCGACGCCAGTTCCCGAGCTCGCGCATCGCCGCGAGGCGACGCCCCGTGGTGTCGGCCGAGGGGCTGAGCCGCTCGTGCGGGAGCGTCTCCCACGCTGGAAACTCGACGATCTGCGCATCCGGGAGGAAAGCTGCGAGGTCGCTCGCGTACTGCTCGGCCTCGCGGCTCGTCGCCGTGATCGCGAGCACTATGGGCGAGTGCCCGAGGATGCTCTGACGCTCTTCAATGAGGGCCGCGATGAGCGGGGCTCGGAGGCCGTCAACGAGCGTAAAATCGGCATCCCGCCCGGCCCGTCTCGCAGCGTTCGCGAAGGTTGGAGACGTCTGAAGTGCAGCTACTAATCCGTGAAGACTCACCAGTAAAGTCTAGGCGATACGGGAGTCGGACCAGGGCGCTGGCACCGCTGCGCGTTCCGAGGCGAGCGTTACCCGAGAACCACCCATCGCGCCTGGGCCCGGAATGGACTTCGCATCCGAACAATACTAAGAACTCTTAAGCATCAGTCAATAACGGCTGCTCATTGGACATCATTACGGCGCAAACGTAGCGTGGCGAGAGCTGGCGCCATGACCGCCCCAACGATGTCGGCTCGTCACGAATGGAGACCACTGTGTCACTGGAAGACCTCAACAGCAGCTTCGAAGCACTTCGACTCGAGATCGGTGCAGACCGCGTCGTTGCCGTGATGGATCGGCCGCAGTCGCGGAACGCGATCGATCAGCAGATGATCGACGAGTTCCACGCCCTGTGCGAGCACCTCGAGCGCGAACCGCGCATCCTCATCATCACCGGCACCGAAGTGGTCACCCCCGCGAAGGACGGCGGCGAGGAGAAGCGCCGCGGGATTTTCGCGTCCGGCGCCGACATCGGCCAGCTTCGCGAGCGTCGCCGCGAGGATGCGCTTCGCGGCGTCAACTCGAACGCGTTCGACCGCATCCATCGCCTCCCGATGCCCGTCATCGCGGCAATCGACGGCTTCGCCCTGGGCGGCGGCGCGGAACTCGCCTACGCCGCGGATTTCCGCATCGCGACGCCGAGCCTGAAAATGGGTCAGCCCGAGGCCGGGCTCGGCATCACCGCGGCCGCTGGCGCTCAGTGGCGACTCAAGGAGCTCGTCGGCGAACCAATCGCGCTCGACCTGCTGCTCACCGGCCGCATCCTCGACGCCGAAGAGGCCCTCCGCCTCAACCTCGTCACCGAGCTGCACGAGCCCACCGAACTGCTCGGAGCGGCCCACGCCCTCGCCGATCGCATCGCGGCGCAGGACCCCCTCGCGATTCGGCTCTCGAAGCGCGTTTTCCACATGCCCCGCGAGGCGCACCCTGCCATCGACGACATTGCCCAGGCGATCACGTTCGAGTCGCAGGCGAAGTTCGACCGGATGCAGGCCTTCCTTGACCGTTCAAAGTCGCGGTCCAAGGGCGACAAGTAGTCAGCACAACCTCAGGAGAGAAATTCGATGACAACCACTGAATCGGCCGGAGCCGGATTCGTTCCCGACAACGTTGGCGTGCTTGGCGGAGGGCGTATGGGCGCGGGTATCGCGCACGCGTTCCTCATCTCGGGCGCCACCGTCACGATCGTCGAGCGCGACGAGGCCGCAGCTGATGCCGCGCGCGAGCGGGTCGAGCGCGACATTGAGGCGTCGCTGAAGCGCGGCGTAATCACCGGCGAGGCCGAGGAGTGGCACGCGAAGCTCATCGTCACGACCGACCAGGCGGCATTCGCCGGTTCGGACCTCGTGGTCGAGGCAGTCCCCGAGAACCTCGATCTCAAGATCTCCTCCCTCACCTCGGTCGAGTCGCACCTGCGCGAGGATGCGTGGCTCGCGTCGAACACCTCGTCGCTGTCGATCGACAAGATCGCCGAGAGCCTGAAACGCCCCGAGCGCTTCTGCGGCCTGCACTTCTTCAACCCGGTGCCCGCGTCCAAGCTCGTCGAGGTCGTCATCGGCGCCCAGACCGGCGAGGAACTTCGCGAGCTGTCGGCCCAGTGGGTCGCCGGCCTCGGGAAGACCCCGGTGGTCGTCAAGGACGCGCCGGGCTTCGCATCCTCGCGCCTCGGCGTCGCGATCGCGCTCGAGGCGATCCGCATGGTCGAAGAGGGTGTCGCAAGCCCCCAGGACATCGACAACGCCATGGTGCTCGGCTACAAGCACCCCGTCGGCCCGCTCGCGCTAACCGACATCGTCGGCCTGGATGTGCGCCTCGGCATCGCGGAGTACCTCGAGTCCCAGCTCGGGCCCCGCTTTGCGCCGCCGCAGCTCATGCGCGACATGGTCGCGCGCGGCGAGCTCGGCCGGAAGACCGGCAAGGGTTTCTACGACTACTCGACTGAGCAGTAGCCCGCTCGAGCGATGCCGCGCGCTGCGTGTGCCCCGGTTCGGCTGCCCGTTGCCGCTACGCGATTTCGGCGGAGTCGAGCAGCACCGTGAACGGCCCGTCGTTCACCGAGGCGACGCGCATCATCGCGCCAAAGACGCCAGACTCGACGTGCAGACCGTAGCCTTCGAGCATCCCTTGCAGCCGATCAATCAGTGGCTCGGCGACTGCGCCAGATGCAGCGGCAGACCATGACGGCCGCCGACCCTTTCGCGCATCCCCGTAGAGCGTGAACTGACTCACCAACAACACCGGCGCGTTGAGATCAGTCGCGCTCTTCTCATCCTCAAGGATGCGCAAGCCGGCGATCTTGCGGGCGATCTTCTCGCATTCACGCTCGTCGTCGGTATGCGTCACGCCGATGAGCGCGAGGAGCCCGGAACGTGGGAGCTCGCCAACGATTTCACCGTCGACCTCCACCGAAGCCGACGAACAGCGAGTAACTACCGCTTTCATGCAACCGCCCCTAGCAAACCATCGGAGCCAGAGAAAAACGCCATAACAAGGCCATCACCGCGAACGCCCTAGCGAACCTTCGAGTGCACGACCTGCTGCGCGTCGACCAGGCCGCGCTCGGCAATGAGCTCGACGGCATCGGCGGCTTCCTGAACGAGCACGCCAACGGTGTCTCGCTGCGTGCTGTCGAAGGGCTTCAAGACGTAGTCGGCCGGGTCCTGACGACCAGGTGGGCGCCCGATGCCGACGCGCACCCGCAGATAGTCGGGGCCGAGCGCCGAAGAAATATCGCGCAGCCCGTTGTGGCCGCCATGGCCACCGCCGCGCTTGAGCTTAATGGTGTCGAACGGCAGGTCGAGTTCGTCGTGGATGACGATAACGCGATCGTTCGGCACCGAGTAATACTTGGCGAGCTGCGAAACCGGCCCGCCCGAAGTATTCATGTACCCGTGCGATTTCGCCAGCACGAGCTTCGGGCCGCCCGGAACCGGGCGACCCTCCACCACGCTGGCGTTTGCTCGCGGGTGGCGGCGGAATGACTCCCCCAACCGACCAGCGAGCTCGTCAACCACCATGTGGCCGACGTTGTGGCGGGTGGCTCGATAGCGGTCTCCGGGATTCCCGAGACCGACTGCGAGCCACACATCCGTTGCCATACCTGAAGAAGACTACTCTGCGTCCGCAGCTGCGTCTTCGCCCTCGGCAGCCTCGCCGGCCTCTTCCTCAACCTCTTCCTGCGGCTCCTGGATCGAGAGAAGGACGATGTCGACCTCGGCGTCCGGCAGGGTCGAGCCAGCAGGCAGCTTCACGTCCTGGATCGCGAGCGACGAGCCAGCAACGAGACCCTCAACCGAAACCTCGATGAACTCGGGGATCGAGGTTGCGTCTGCGAGGACGGCGATGGTGGTGGCGTCCTGCACAACGATGGTTCCGGGGTAAGGCTCGCCCACAACGTGAACCGGAACCTCAACCTCAACCTGCTCGCCCTTCTTCACGAGGAGGAGGTCGACGTGCTCGATGATCTGGCGAACCGGGTCACGCTGGACGTCCTTCACGAGCGAGAGCTCCTTGGTTCCCTCGATGTTGAGCTCGATCAGCGCGTTGGCGCGACGGAGCAGAAGCATCGTCTCGTGGCCGGGGAGGATGATGTGCTGCGGGTCGGTGCCGTGACCGTAGAGCACTGCGGGGATCTGGTCGTTCGCGCGGATCTTGCGAGCCGCACCCTTGCCGAACGAGGTGCGAACCTGTGCGTCGAGCTTGTTCTCAACAGCAGCCATGATGGTGTCCTTTCAATGGGATGAGTTCCCGTGTGAGTTGCGGCGCAACGCACGCGAACGCGTGGATGCGCCAGTTGAAAGGCTCCACTCGACCGCGTCGATAACGGATGCGGTGCATCCCTCGCCGAAGTACAGCTACCTATCTTACATGCCTCGGGAGGATGCGCGAAGCGCCTTCCGTGCGCCCGCTCCCCTCGCGAAATGTGCGCCGATTCCAGCGCCAATCATGAGCAAGGAAAGAGGGAAGAGAACGGGAAGCGCAAAGCTGAGGAAGTTACCCATAGCATTCAAGTTCGAGAACCAGGGAATCGTCGCGCCCGCCATGCTGAACAGGAACAGGAGCAGCCCCATAATCGTCATCCCCAACCCTGACAGCGACAGGGTGAGACCGGCGATGAGCGCCAACACACCGATGACGATCGGCACGACGTTGACCCTGAGCAGGAGGGGCAGATCGACTATCGTCGCGACCCAGCTGTAGACCACAGACTCGCCCCGCGCCGAGACTGAGTAGTCCCACAGCAACACCACGATCCCGACCGCGAAGACGAGATTCAAGATGAGCGAGCCAAGTCGCGCACCCGCCGATGGTGACTTCTGTACGTAGGCCGGCTGTTCCTGGTACACCGGCAGCGGCTCATACGTGGGTTTTCGATGCGCGGATTGTTGCGGTTGCTGCTGGTACGCCGGCTGCTGATACTGCGTCGTCGGAGCTTCCTGCTGCCGCGACGCCTTGTCGCGCGAAGGGCGGTCGCCCGCGGGCTGGTCGGCCGCCGGATGCTCGGCCACGGGGTATGCACGAGTGGGTTCATCGCTGCTCGACACGGTCTGTTCGTAGCCGGGCGTCGGCGTGAAGGCTCGGGTCTTCGTATCGTCGGCGGACGAACTGGAGTAGCTGCCTGCGCCATACGCGTAACCACCGCTCGACGTTCGGCCGCTTCGGCTGCCGTGGTCCTGGTCCTGCTCGGACGAAGTGACGGGCATCGCCCGCGTGCGGTCATTTTGTTGCGGGAGCTCGAGCTCATCGGTGGGAGCCTCGCCGCCGCTCGCCTGCGTCCAGTCGAATTTTGCAGTCTTCTCAGAGTCGAAATCTCCACCCGTATGACTCATGTTCATGCCTCCTCAACTCGACTGCTCCTAGACTGAGACCTTATGTGGCCAGGCTAACCCCAGCTGCCGACATCAACCGGATAATTGCACCCATTGGACTACCGAAAGGCCAAGAATGACATCCACCGATTCTGTGCAGAGTAACGAAGCCACCGCCAATATCGGTGTCGTCGGCCTCGCCGTCATGGGCGCGAACCTTGCACGCAATCTGGCCTCCCGCGAGGGGAACACCGTCGCCGTCTACAACCGCTCCCCCGAGCGCACGCACACGCTCGTCACCGAGCATCCGGAAGCGGGTTTCGTCCCGTCCGAAACCATCGCGAACTTCGCCGCATCCCTCCAGCGCCCCCGCACCGCGATCATCATGGTGCAGGCGGGCAAGGGCACCGATGCCGTAATCGACCAGCTCACCGAGGTCTTCGAGCCCGGCGACATCATTGTTGACGGCGGCAACGCTCTGTTCACCGACACGATCCGCCGCGAGGCCGCGGTTCGAGCCCTCGGCATCCACTTCGTCGGCGCTGGCATCTCCGGCGGGGAGGAGGGCGCCCTCAATGGCCCCTCGATCATGCCCGGCGGTACCGTGGAATCCTACGAGACCCTCGGCCCCATCCTCGAGTCGATCGCGGCTCGGGCTCCCGAGGACGGCACTCCCTGCGTCACGCATATCGGCACCGACGGCGCGGGCCACTTCGTCAAGATGGTGCACAACGGCATCGAATACGCCGACATGCAGCTGATCGGCGAGGCCTACGACCTCCTGCGCCGCGTCGGCGGCCTCTCCCCCGCGCAGATCGCCGATGTCTTCACCGAGTGGAACGAGGGCGAGCTCGAGTCATACCTCATCGAGATCACCGCGGAGGTGCTCCGCCAGGTGGATGCGAAGACCGGCGAGCCGCTCGTCGACGTCATCCTCGACCGGGCGGGCATGAAGGGGACCGGCACCTGGACGGTGCAGAACGCGCTCTCCCTCGGCATCCCTGTCTCGGGCATCGCGGAGGCGGTCTTCGCGCGCGGCGTTTCCGGACGCACCGCGCAGCGCGAGGCGGTTCGCCCGACCATCACGTCCCGTCCCGAGCCGGTCGCGATCGATGACGACTTCGTCGAGGACGTCCGCCGGGCGCTGTACTCGTCGAAGGTCATCGCCTACGCTCAGGGCTTCGACCTCATCCTGGCCGGTGCCGAGGAGTACAACTGGGACATCAACCCGGGCGCCGTCGCAAAGATCTGGCGCGCGGGCTGCATCATCCGCGCCCGTTTCCTCAACCGCATCGCGGAGGCGTACGACCGCAACCCTGAGCTGCAGTCGCTCATTGCTGACCCGTACTTCGCTGGCGAGGTAGCCGAGGGTGACGCGGCCTGGCGCCGCGTCGTCGCCGTCGCAGCTCAGTCCGGCGTGCCGGCACCTGCATTCGGCGCGACGCTCTCCTACTACGACTCGCTCGCGAGCGACCGCCTCCCCGCGGCGCTCATCCAGGGGCAGCGCGACTTCTTCGGCGCGCACACCTATGGTCGCATCGATCGCCCGGGCGTCTTCCACACCAACTGGTCGGGTGACCGAAACGAGGTCGAGCTGTGACGAGCCCGTCCGACGACACCATCGAGCTCGCCAATCGGCTGTTTGATTACGCGCGCCAGGGGCGCACGGAAGAACTCGCCGCGTACCTCGACGCGGGCGCACCCGTCAACATGCGCAACGCATCCGGCGACACGTTCCTGACCCTCGCGGCATACCACGAGGCGCCCGCGACCGTGCAGATGCTCATCGAGCGCGGCATTGACATCGAGGCGGCGAATGATCGCGGCCAGCGCGCCCTGACATGCGCCGTGTTCAAGCAGGATGCGGAGAGCACGCGAGTGCTTTTGGTCGCGGGCGCGGATCCGGATGCTGGCCAGCCCTCCGCACGCGGGACCGCCGAGGTCTTCGGCTGGCCCGCGTTCGCCGAGATCCTCGCCTCGGTCTCCGCTGGCAACGAATCGACGTAGCGGCGGAAACGGAGCCTGTCGCGGAGTGAACCGCACAGCTCACAGCCCATCACCAGGCCAATACACGGAAGAGAAAGCAAACCGCTCATGACAGCAACGCGCGCACCCGAGCGACTGGGATTCATCCACCTCGTGCCCACCTCGCGGAATAACCCGCGCCAGGGTCTCGAGGACGCCATCGAGCTCTTCAAGTTCGCCGAGGAGCTCGGCCTCGACAGCGGTTGGATTCGCACCCGCCACATGCAGTACGGCCTCGCGTCGCCGGCGGTCCTCCAGGGCGCGCTCGCGCAGCACACCGAGCGCATCCGCCTCGGCAACGCCGTGATCCCGGTCGGCTACGAGAATCCGTTCCGCCTCGCCGAAGACCTCGCGACGGCCGACCTCCTGGCGGGCGGTCGGCTCGAACCGGGACTGAGCGTGCATGGGCCGCGCTACCCGAGCGACGAGCTGAACGACCTCGTGTACGACTCGGGCTGGCGCGAGGAAGACTACACGTACGGCCGCATTGAGCGGCTGCGCTCGTTCCTGCGCGGAGACCAGGTGCGCGAGAAGCCGCCGTACATCGGGTTCGGCGGCGACGTCGACTCAGAACGCGTCGAGCCCCACAGCCCGGGGCTGCACGAGCGCCTCTGGTACGGCGGCGGCTCGTTGCGCTCGGCCGAGTGGGCGGGTGCAAATCGCTTCAATTGGCTGATGAGCAATATCTCGTCGACCGAGAACGGCGTGCGTGAGTTCGGGCTCGCCCAGAAGCAACAGATCGACACGTATCACGCCGCGGCACCCGAGGGATACGCGGGGCGCGTCTCGGTCGCGCGCGTCATCGTGCCGACGGACGGCGCGACCGATCACCAGATCGCCCGCTACCGTGAGTACGTCGAGGGGCGCACGCCCCGCACGAAGCGCATCCACGGCGAGAACACGATCATCGCGATGGACGTACTCGGCTCGATGGACGAGATCCTCGAGTTCATCGCGGCGGATGCTGCGTTCCAGTCCGGCGACGACTACCTCTTCGAGCTGCCCTTCGAGCTCGAGCTGGATGAGTGGAAGCAGATGCTGACGCAGCTCGCGACGCGCATCGGCCCGGCCCTCGGCTGGGAGCCCGGCAAGGCGTAGCCGCGCGCGACTCCTCCAACGCCAAGTAGCGCCGTACGAGGCAACGCAAATCGGTCGCTCCCTGCATCCCAACGAAGGTTGGATTGCAGGGAGCGACCGATTTAGCGGGGTGGGTTTAGGCTGCGCCGTCGAACATCGAGGTCACGGAGCCGTCTTCGAAGACCTCGTGAATGGCGCGCGCGAGCAGCGGCGCGATCGAGAGCACCGTGAGCGTCTCGAAGCGCTTCTCCGCCGGCACGGGCAGCGTGTCGGTGACGACGACCTCGTCGATCGCGTCACAGTGGAGTCGTTCCTTGGCAGGTCCCGAGAACACGGCGTGGGTCGCGGCGACGATCACCTTGGATGCGCCGCTCGCCTTGAGCGCCTCGGCCGCCTTCTGGATGGTCCCACCGGTGTCGATGAGGTCATCCACCATGAGGCACGTGCGGCCCTCGACGCTACCAACGATCTCGTGCACCGAGACCTGATTGGCGACCTTCGGGTCACGACGCTTGTGGATGATCGCGAGCGGCGAGCCGAGTTGGTCCGACCAGCGGTCGGCGACGCGGACGCGACCCATGTCGGGCGAGACAACCGTGAGGTTCGGGTCGTCGCCGACCTTCTCCTTGAAGTAGTTCATGAGCACAGGCATCGCGAACAGGTGGTCGACGGGGCCGTCGAAGAAGCCCTGAATCTGCGAAGCGTGCAGGTCAACCGACATGATGCGGTCGGCACCAGCGACCTTGAACAGGTCTGCCATGAGGCGTGCCGAGATGGGCTCGCGGCCGCGACCCTTCTTGTCCTGGCGCGCGTAGGGGTAGCACGGCATCACGACGGTGATGCGCTTGGCCGAGGCTCGCTTGAGCGCGTCGACCATGATGAGCTGCTCCATGATCCACTCGTTGATGCCGTCGGTGTGCGACTGCAACACGAAGGCATCCGCACCGCGAACCGACTCGCTGTACCGGGCGTACAGTTCCCCGTTCGCGAAGGTACGAGTCTCGGTCTCCAGCACCTCGGTGCCGAGGTGCTCCGCGACATCTGCAGCCAGCTGCGGATGCGCGCGCCCCGATACAAGAACCATTCGCTTTTCACCGGGGTGAGAAATTCCAGACACCTAGAACCGCCTTTTTGCTGATCGCGTCTTGAGAGAAGGGAGGGAAGAATAATTCACGAAAAATTCAGATTCCAGCGTACTCTTACTCGCCGGTCGCGGCCGACTCTTCGGCCGTTTTGTCCTCGGCCGGCAGGGATGCGCCAGCAGCCTCAGCGGCCTCGGCGGCGGGAGTGCCGGGACGGTTCTTGAGCGTCCAGCCTTCGATGTTGCGTTGCGGCGCGACGTTCAGTGCGAGCGCACCGGCGGGCACATCCTTGCGGATCGAGGTGCCGGCACCCGAGTAGACGCCGTCGCCGATCGTGACCGGGGCGACCAGCACGTTGTCGGAGCCGATCTTGGCCCAGCGGCCCACAACGGTACGGTGCTTGTTCTGGCCGTCGTAGTTCGCCGTGATCGTGCCGGCACCGAGGTTGGTGCCGTCGCCGATCTCCGCGTCTCCGACATAGGCGAGGTGCGGGACCTTCGCGCCCTTTCCGAGCGTCGAGTTCTTCGTCTCCACGAACGTGCCGACCTTTCCGCCCTCGCCAATTACCGAGTTCGGGCGGAGGTAACTCCACGGGCCGATCGTCGCGTTCGCGCCGATCACCGAGAGCGTCGCGTCGGTGCGCTTGACGGTCGCGCCCTGGCCGACCTCGCAGTCGACGAGCGTCGTGTCGGGCCCGATCACCGCATCCTCGGCGATCGTCGTGGCGCCACGAAGCTGGGTGCCCGGAAGGATCTCGACATCCTGGCCGATCGTGACGTCGGCATCGATGATCGTGGTGTCGGGGTCGACAATCGTCACGCCGTCCCTCATCCACTGAATCAGAATGCGGCGGTTGTACTCGCGGGCGGTCGCGCCGAGCTGCGCGCGGTCATTGATGCCCTGCACAAGCCACGGGTCGGTCACGCCGATTGCCTCGATGCGGCCGCCGTCGCGTTTGATGACCTCGGCAGTGTCGGTGAGATACTTCTCGCCCTGCGCGTTCGCCTGCTCGATCTGCGCGAGCGCCGTGCGGCACGCGCGTACCGAGAAGGCGTACACGCCCGCGTTGATCTCGTTAATGAGTCGCTGGTCATCGGTGGCGTCCTTGTGCTCGACGATCGAGTCAAACGAGCCGGATGCGCCACGCACGATTCGGCCGAAGCCGGTCGGGTCGTCGTAGAACGCGCTGAGCAGCGTCAGGTCATCCTGCTGCTCGCGGTGCGTGTCGATGAGGCGACGGAGCGTCACCGAGTCGAGCAGCGGCACGTCTCCGGAGAGTACGACAACGTCGCCGTCGAA
This DNA window, taken from Gulosibacter molinativorax, encodes the following:
- the mfd gene encoding transcription-repair coupling factor; amino-acid sequence: MSLHGLVAALQTSPTFANAARRAGRDADFTLVDGLRAPLIAALIEERQSILGHSPIVLAITATSREAEQYASDLAAFLPDAQIVEFPAWETLPHERLSPSADTTGRRLAAMRELGNWRRETSPERPFVLFASVRAALQPLMPGLDEPTTITLKAGSRGHDLTGIANRLVELAYQRVDMVTRRGEFAVRGGILDVFPPDAGHALRVDFFGDAVDEIRPFGVADQRTYEDTVDEAVLTPSRELLLTESVRDRAREMAPEFPNIEGLLSKIAEGIPVEGMESLAPALVEKLVPIVDYLPEDAAIGVLAPERVASRASDLRETNHEFLEAAWSAVTAGADAPIDLSGGDYVSVKELRDLKGERPWWTFSPFGVDEAGTFHVNGDPVPSFAGNSDGAIDHTVGLVEDGWTVVMAANGQGLVERAQQVLAERGSAGRPVDELPAEGLETGVVYLVKAPLTAGVQLPKEKIALVTESDFYGRAVGYGASAPKKLARRRANAVVDPLQLKAGDHVVHDQHGVGKFLRLEQRDVPVPGTRGKKSVREYLVIEYAPSKRGHPGDKLLVPTDQLSQLTRYVGGEDPSLSKMGGSDWAATKQKARKATKDIAVGLVKLYSARAASKGYAFSQDTPWQHEFEEAFPFVETPDQLQTIEEVKRDMESPLPMDRLLSGDVGFGKTEVAVRAAFKAVQDGKQVVILVPTTLLVRQHHETFTDRMAGFPVQVRAVSRFQTAKETEDTRQGLADGSVDIVIGTHRILSDTFTYKDLGLIIIDEEQRFGVEHKEKLKSLKTNVDVLSMSATPIPRTLEMAVTGIREMSTLATPPEDRHPILTFVGPKSDKQITAAVRRELLREGQVFYVHNRTATINKVAAHLSELVPEARIAVAHGRLSEKSLEQVIVDFWERKFDVLVTTTIVETGLDIPNANTLIIDDAERYGLSQLHQLRGRVGRGRERAYAYFLYDGNRPLTETAHDRLETIAANNELGSGMQVAMKDLEIRGAGNVLGGEQSGHIAGVGFDLYLRMIGEAVDAFKGELPEAQTELRLELPVDARIPDTYIDSERLRLEAYQKLSAAASPGAKPGQIDLVIDELRDRYGEPPAEVEMLFAVSRIRRMAVKLGLSEVVAMGKNLRITPVTLAESKQLRLRRMYPGAKYLEAGHVLNLPLPAGRMGESPSDEEIIEWVRGVFRAMFDATEESVEDAEADEAIER
- a CDS encoding enoyl-CoA hydratase-related protein — encoded protein: METTVSLEDLNSSFEALRLEIGADRVVAVMDRPQSRNAIDQQMIDEFHALCEHLEREPRILIITGTEVVTPAKDGGEEKRRGIFASGADIGQLRERRREDALRGVNSNAFDRIHRLPMPVIAAIDGFALGGGAELAYAADFRIATPSLKMGQPEAGLGITAAAGAQWRLKELVGEPIALDLLLTGRILDAEEALRLNLVTELHEPTELLGAAHALADRIAAQDPLAIRLSKRVFHMPREAHPAIDDIAQAITFESQAKFDRMQAFLDRSKSRSKGDK
- a CDS encoding 3-hydroxyacyl-CoA dehydrogenase family protein translates to MTTTESAGAGFVPDNVGVLGGGRMGAGIAHAFLISGATVTIVERDEAAADAARERVERDIEASLKRGVITGEAEEWHAKLIVTTDQAAFAGSDLVVEAVPENLDLKISSLTSVESHLREDAWLASNTSSLSIDKIAESLKRPERFCGLHFFNPVPASKLVEVVIGAQTGEELRELSAQWVAGLGKTPVVVKDAPGFASSRLGVAIALEAIRMVEEGVASPQDIDNAMVLGYKHPVGPLALTDIVGLDVRLGIAEYLESQLGPRFAPPQLMRDMVARGELGRKTGKGFYDYSTEQ
- the dtd gene encoding D-aminoacyl-tRNA deacylase, which encodes MKAVVTRCSSASVEVDGEIVGELPRSGLLALIGVTHTDDERECEKIARKIAGLRILEDEKSATDLNAPVLLVSQFTLYGDARKGRRPSWSAAASGAVAEPLIDRLQGMLEGYGLHVESGVFGAMMRVASVNDGPFTVLLDSAEIA
- the pth gene encoding aminoacyl-tRNA hydrolase yields the protein MATDVWLAVGLGNPGDRYRATRHNVGHMVVDELAGRLGESFRRHPRANASVVEGRPVPGGPKLVLAKSHGYMNTSGGPVSQLAKYYSVPNDRVIVIHDELDLPFDTIKLKRGGGHGGHNGLRDISSALGPDYLRVRVGIGRPPGRQDPADYVLKPFDSTQRDTVGVLVQEAADAVELIAERGLVDAQQVVHSKVR
- a CDS encoding 50S ribosomal protein L25/general stress protein Ctc; amino-acid sequence: MAAVENKLDAQVRTSFGKGAARKIRANDQIPAVLYGHGTDPQHIILPGHETMLLLRRANALIELNIEGTKELSLVKDVQRDPVRQIIEHVDLLLVKKGEQVEVEVPVHVVGEPYPGTIVVQDATTIAVLADATSIPEFIEVSVEGLVAGSSLAIQDVKLPAGSTLPDAEVDIVLLSIQEPQEEVEEEAGEAAEGEDAAADAE
- a CDS encoding EscU/YscU/HrcU family type III secretion system export apparatus switch protein, with product MSHTGGDFDSEKTAKFDWTQASGGEAPTDELELPQQNDRTRAMPVTSSEQDQDHGSRSGRTSSGGYAYGAGSYSSSSADDTKTRAFTPTPGYEQTVSSSDEPTRAYPVAEHPAADQPAGDRPSRDKASRQQEAPTTQYQQPAYQQQPQQSAHRKPTYEPLPVYQEQPAYVQKSPSAGARLGSLILNLVFAVGIVVLLWDYSVSARGESVVYSWVATIVDLPLLLRVNVVPIVIGVLALIAGLTLSLSGLGMTIMGLLLFLFSMAGATIPWFSNLNAMGNFLSFALPVLFPLSLLMIGAGIGAHFARGAGARKALRASSRGM
- the gndA gene encoding NADP-dependent phosphogluconate dehydrogenase; amino-acid sequence: MTSTDSVQSNEATANIGVVGLAVMGANLARNLASREGNTVAVYNRSPERTHTLVTEHPEAGFVPSETIANFAASLQRPRTAIIMVQAGKGTDAVIDQLTEVFEPGDIIVDGGNALFTDTIRREAAVRALGIHFVGAGISGGEEGALNGPSIMPGGTVESYETLGPILESIAARAPEDGTPCVTHIGTDGAGHFVKMVHNGIEYADMQLIGEAYDLLRRVGGLSPAQIADVFTEWNEGELESYLIEITAEVLRQVDAKTGEPLVDVILDRAGMKGTGTWTVQNALSLGIPVSGIAEAVFARGVSGRTAQREAVRPTITSRPEPVAIDDDFVEDVRRALYSSKVIAYAQGFDLILAGAEEYNWDINPGAVAKIWRAGCIIRARFLNRIAEAYDRNPELQSLIADPYFAGEVAEGDAAWRRVVAVAAQSGVPAPAFGATLSYYDSLASDRLPAALIQGQRDFFGAHTYGRIDRPGVFHTNWSGDRNEVEL